The following proteins are encoded in a genomic region of Burkholderia stabilis:
- a CDS encoding SDR family NAD(P)-dependent oxidoreductase has product MDLGLTGKVAIVTGSARGLGAATARRLAQEGASVVITDINAELAQATAQALRDEGLAAHCVVGDITQAADVQRLVDETVAHFGGVHILVNNAGAPRDKYLVKMSEDDWDFVMTVMLKGAFLAARAVMPHFIEQGWGRLINISSRAHLGNPTQANYSAAKAGLIGMAKALSMEEGRYGITANCVAPGFMETEMVQALPTYETIKDRAVAAQPIKRVGRPDDIADAVAFLASERAGFISGEVLHVTGGRYG; this is encoded by the coding sequence ATGGATCTGGGTTTGACCGGCAAGGTCGCCATCGTCACCGGCTCGGCACGCGGCCTGGGCGCCGCCACGGCGCGCCGGCTCGCGCAGGAAGGCGCGAGCGTCGTCATCACCGACATCAACGCCGAACTGGCGCAGGCCACCGCACAAGCGCTGCGTGACGAAGGTCTCGCCGCGCATTGCGTGGTGGGCGACATCACGCAGGCGGCCGACGTGCAGCGTCTCGTCGACGAAACGGTCGCGCATTTCGGCGGCGTGCATATTCTCGTGAACAACGCCGGCGCGCCGCGCGACAAGTACCTCGTGAAAATGAGCGAGGACGACTGGGATTTCGTCATGACGGTGATGCTCAAGGGCGCGTTCCTCGCCGCCCGCGCGGTGATGCCGCACTTCATCGAGCAGGGCTGGGGCCGGCTGATCAACATCAGCTCGCGCGCGCACCTGGGCAACCCGACGCAGGCCAACTACTCGGCCGCGAAGGCCGGCCTGATCGGCATGGCCAAGGCGCTGTCGATGGAAGAAGGCCGCTACGGGATCACCGCGAACTGCGTGGCGCCGGGCTTCATGGAAACGGAAATGGTGCAGGCGCTGCCGACCTACGAAACGATCAAGGACCGCGCGGTGGCCGCGCAGCCGATCAAGCGCGTCGGGCGGCCGGACGACATCGCCGATGCGGTGGCCTTCCTCGCCAGCGAGCGCGCCGGCTTCATCAGCGGCGAAGTGCTGCACGTCACGGGCGGCCGCTACGGCTGA
- a CDS encoding acetyl-CoA C-acetyltransferase has product MKRAAIVSPLRTPVGAFGGALKGVPVEELGASVARAVVARTGLDPARIDDVVFAQSYASGETPCTGRWVALQAGFPIEVAGMQLDRRCGGGVQALATAAMMVQTGAADVVMAGGVESMSNVEFYTTDMRWGKRAGSVTMHDRLDRGRERSQPESRFGRISGMIETAETLAREYDITREASDRFAARSHQRAAAAQQAGYFDAEIVPVSVPQRKGDPLIVAQDEGVRGETTPDSLAKLRTIMKDGVVTAGNACQQNDAAAACLIVAEDKLDELGLTPIGWLVGWAAAGCDPARMGIGPVPAVQKVLARTGLTFDQMDLIELNEAFACQALACVKGWGSSMEALEDKLNVNGSGISLGHPVGATGGRIMTTLLHEMQRRQARYGLETMCIGGGQGIAMIVERA; this is encoded by the coding sequence ATGAAACGAGCAGCCATCGTCTCCCCGCTGCGCACCCCGGTGGGCGCATTCGGCGGAGCGTTGAAGGGCGTTCCCGTCGAGGAGCTCGGCGCGAGCGTCGCGCGCGCCGTCGTCGCGCGCACCGGGCTCGATCCCGCGCGCATCGACGACGTCGTGTTCGCGCAAAGCTATGCGAGCGGCGAGACGCCGTGCACCGGGCGCTGGGTGGCGCTGCAGGCGGGCTTCCCGATCGAAGTCGCGGGCATGCAGCTGGACCGGCGCTGCGGCGGCGGCGTCCAGGCGCTCGCCACGGCCGCGATGATGGTGCAGACCGGCGCGGCCGACGTGGTGATGGCCGGCGGCGTCGAAAGCATGAGCAACGTCGAGTTCTATACGACCGACATGCGCTGGGGCAAGCGCGCGGGTTCGGTCACGATGCACGACCGGCTCGACCGCGGCCGCGAGCGTTCGCAGCCGGAAAGCCGTTTCGGCCGCATCAGCGGCATGATCGAAACCGCCGAGACGCTCGCGCGCGAGTACGACATCACGCGCGAGGCGTCCGACCGGTTCGCCGCGCGCAGCCACCAGCGCGCCGCTGCCGCGCAGCAGGCCGGGTATTTCGATGCGGAGATCGTTCCGGTATCCGTGCCGCAGCGCAAGGGCGATCCACTGATCGTCGCGCAGGATGAAGGCGTGCGCGGCGAAACGACGCCCGACAGCCTCGCCAAACTGCGCACCATCATGAAGGACGGCGTCGTCACGGCCGGCAATGCATGCCAGCAGAACGACGCGGCCGCCGCGTGCCTGATCGTGGCCGAGGACAAGCTCGACGAGCTCGGCCTCACGCCGATCGGCTGGCTGGTCGGCTGGGCCGCCGCCGGCTGCGACCCGGCCCGCATGGGCATCGGCCCGGTGCCCGCCGTGCAGAAGGTGCTGGCGCGCACGGGCCTGACGTTCGACCAGATGGACCTGATCGAACTCAACGAAGCGTTCGCGTGCCAGGCGCTGGCCTGCGTGAAGGGCTGGGGCAGCTCGATGGAAGCGCTCGAAGACAAGCTCAACGTGAACGGCTCCGGCATCTCGCTGGGCCACCCGGTGGGCGCGACGGGCGGGCGCATCATGACCACGCTGCTGCACGAAATGCAGCGCCGCCAGGCCCGCTACGGGCTGGAAACGATGTGCATCGGCGGCGGCCAGGGCATCGCGATGATCGTCGAACGCGCATAA
- a CDS encoding AMP-binding protein — MSNPESGQTWQPGQRELQNAGIVKLMRALDVPSYDELLRVSIAEPERYWNTVMRECAIAWDTPPTGYVDLSRGPQFPSWFPGGRLNWVNTIYGWARNPATAQQKAVVAEREDGGVSELTYAELAQRVRDFAAGLARRGVTQGDRVGLLMENGVEATISLLAIVHLGALVVPLFSGFGVDAIVARLSAAEARIVIASTGFSRRTKRVDVQGALRDAWRQLPLLEHVIWKRGEGDTAQDARDLDWQETASVARGQDVEPVSVTPDTPFMVIYTSGTTGKPKGVVHTHGSFPIKIAHDSLIHFDVHPGDVYCWPADMGWIAGTLVLGCALLRGATLVCYDGAPDYPDWSRMSRVVERHRVTHFGSAPTLIRGMASHEALALAGDRSTVRLLITAGEGIAPEHFNWFLQRFGDGTAPVINYTGGTEASGALLASVPIRPIPPSGFNTVSPGVAVDVVNADGQSVTGEVGELAIRAPFVGMTQSFWRDDERYLETYWQTIPGVWVHGDLALRTPDGNYFMMGRSDDTLKVAGKRLGPAEVEEVVLELPDVAEAAAIGVADADKGQKLVVFIVPKPDAGVALADLEAIVSGHVDKRLGRPFRPGRVHVVAQLPKTRSSKIMRRVIRSVYCGQPPGDLSSLDNPGALDEVRAAATSA, encoded by the coding sequence ATGAGCAACCCTGAATCCGGCCAGACCTGGCAACCCGGCCAGCGCGAGCTGCAGAACGCCGGCATCGTGAAGCTGATGCGCGCGCTGGACGTGCCGTCGTACGATGAACTGCTGCGCGTGTCGATCGCGGAGCCCGAGCGCTACTGGAACACCGTGATGCGCGAATGCGCGATCGCGTGGGACACGCCGCCCACCGGCTACGTGGACCTGTCGCGCGGCCCGCAGTTTCCGAGCTGGTTCCCCGGCGGCCGGCTCAACTGGGTCAACACCATTTACGGCTGGGCGCGCAACCCGGCCACCGCGCAGCAGAAGGCCGTCGTGGCCGAGCGCGAGGACGGCGGCGTGAGCGAGCTGACCTACGCGGAGCTGGCGCAGCGCGTGCGCGACTTCGCGGCCGGGCTCGCCCGGCGCGGCGTCACGCAGGGCGACCGCGTCGGCCTGCTGATGGAAAACGGCGTCGAGGCGACCATCTCGCTGCTGGCCATCGTGCATCTGGGCGCGCTGGTCGTGCCGTTGTTCAGCGGCTTCGGCGTCGATGCGATCGTCGCGCGCCTGTCGGCGGCCGAAGCGCGCATCGTGATCGCCTCCACCGGCTTCTCGCGCCGCACCAAGCGCGTGGACGTCCAGGGCGCGCTGCGCGACGCATGGCGCCAGTTGCCGCTGCTCGAACACGTGATCTGGAAGCGCGGCGAAGGCGACACCGCGCAGGACGCGCGCGATCTCGACTGGCAGGAAACGGCGAGCGTCGCACGCGGCCAGGACGTCGAGCCGGTATCGGTCACGCCCGATACGCCGTTCATGGTGATCTATACGTCGGGCACCACGGGCAAGCCCAAGGGCGTCGTGCACACGCACGGCAGCTTCCCGATCAAGATCGCGCACGATTCGCTGATTCACTTCGACGTGCATCCCGGCGACGTCTACTGCTGGCCCGCCGACATGGGCTGGATCGCGGGCACGCTGGTGCTCGGCTGCGCGCTGCTGCGCGGTGCGACGCTGGTGTGCTACGACGGCGCGCCCGATTACCCCGACTGGTCGCGCATGTCGCGCGTGGTGGAACGCCACCGCGTCACGCACTTCGGCTCGGCGCCGACGCTGATCCGCGGGATGGCCAGCCACGAAGCGCTCGCGCTCGCGGGCGACCGCTCCACCGTGCGCCTGCTGATCACGGCCGGCGAAGGCATCGCGCCCGAGCATTTCAACTGGTTCCTGCAGCGCTTCGGCGACGGCACGGCGCCCGTCATCAACTACACGGGCGGCACCGAAGCGTCGGGCGCGCTGCTCGCGAGCGTCCCGATCCGGCCGATTCCGCCGAGCGGCTTCAACACCGTCTCGCCCGGCGTGGCCGTGGACGTGGTGAACGCCGACGGCCAAAGCGTGACCGGCGAAGTCGGCGAGCTGGCGATCCGTGCGCCGTTCGTCGGCATGACGCAATCGTTCTGGCGCGACGACGAGCGCTACCTGGAAACCTACTGGCAGACCATCCCGGGCGTCTGGGTGCACGGTGATCTCGCGCTGCGCACGCCCGACGGCAACTACTTCATGATGGGCCGCTCCGACGACACGCTGAAGGTCGCCGGCAAGCGCCTGGGGCCGGCCGAGGTCGAGGAAGTCGTGCTGGAGCTGCCCGACGTGGCGGAAGCCGCCGCGATCGGCGTGGCCGATGCGGACAAGGGCCAGAAGCTGGTCGTGTTCATCGTGCCGAAACCCGACGCCGGTGTCGCGCTCGCCGATCTCGAAGCCATCGTGTCGGGCCACGTCGACAAGCGCCTGGGCCGCCCGTTCCGGCCCGGCCGCGTGCACGTGGTCGCGCAGCTGCCGAAAACGCGCAGCTCCAAGATCATGCGGCGCGTGATCCGCAGCGTGTACTGCGGCCAGCCGCCGGGCGACCTGTCGTCGCTCGACAATCCCGGCGCGCTCGACGAAGTACGCGCGGCCGCGACCTCCGCCTGA
- a CDS encoding CaiB/BaiF CoA transferase family protein, whose product MKVLEGIKVLDFGRFIAGPFCSALLADYGADVIRIDRVGGGEDRFIVPVTEHGEGALFLQVNRNKRSMTLDLDSPEGRDIVRKLVADADVVIANMPPRTLKSLGLDYDSLRAIKPDVILVASNAFGNSEAVRDRVGFDGVGQALSGAVYMAGTPDRPQKAMVPVVDFATAFSCALGVMLALYERQRSGMGQEVSASLLCTGLNMASGALIEEALLGLDRQATLNRASGYAPSDIFKATDGWFITQVIGRPMFKRWTQLVGRPELLDDPRFADDTLRGENGALLSELMSAWCADKTLADALAALEQARIPASPVNSPRQALEDETIKAADVIRWMDYPGAPKPVPIFATPVSLSRTPPEIHTRPPLTGEHTDEILAGIGLDARAVADLRSRKIV is encoded by the coding sequence ATGAAAGTACTCGAAGGCATCAAGGTCCTCGATTTCGGACGCTTCATCGCCGGGCCGTTCTGCTCGGCGCTGCTGGCCGACTATGGCGCGGACGTCATCCGCATCGACCGCGTAGGCGGCGGCGAGGACCGCTTCATCGTGCCCGTGACCGAACACGGCGAAGGTGCGCTGTTCCTGCAGGTCAACCGCAACAAGCGTTCGATGACGCTCGATCTCGACAGCCCCGAGGGGCGCGACATCGTGCGCAAGCTGGTCGCCGATGCCGACGTGGTGATCGCCAACATGCCGCCCCGCACGCTCAAGAGCCTCGGACTCGACTACGACAGCCTGCGCGCGATCAAGCCCGACGTCATCCTCGTCGCGTCGAACGCATTCGGCAACAGCGAGGCCGTGCGCGACCGCGTGGGCTTCGACGGCGTCGGCCAGGCGCTGAGCGGCGCCGTGTACATGGCGGGCACGCCCGACCGGCCGCAAAAGGCGATGGTGCCGGTGGTGGATTTCGCCACGGCGTTTTCGTGCGCGCTCGGCGTGATGCTGGCGCTCTACGAACGCCAACGCAGCGGCATGGGCCAGGAAGTCAGCGCGTCGCTGCTGTGCACGGGCCTGAACATGGCCAGCGGCGCGCTGATCGAGGAAGCGTTGCTCGGGCTGGATCGCCAGGCGACGCTGAACCGCGCATCCGGCTACGCGCCGTCCGACATCTTCAAGGCGACGGACGGCTGGTTCATCACGCAGGTGATCGGCCGGCCGATGTTCAAGCGCTGGACGCAGCTCGTGGGCCGGCCGGAACTGCTCGACGATCCGCGCTTCGCCGACGATACGCTGCGTGGCGAGAATGGCGCGCTGCTGAGCGAGCTGATGAGCGCATGGTGCGCGGACAAGACGCTCGCCGACGCGCTGGCCGCGCTCGAACAGGCGCGCATCCCGGCCAGCCCCGTCAACTCGCCGCGCCAGGCGCTGGAGGACGAAACCATCAAGGCCGCCGACGTGATCCGCTGGATGGACTACCCCGGCGCGCCGAAGCCGGTGCCGATCTTCGCGACGCCGGTTTCGCTGTCGCGCACGCCGCCGGAGATCCATACGCGGCCGCCGCTGACCGGCGAGCACACGGATGAAATCCTCGCCGGCATCGGACTCGATGCACGCGCGGTGGCTGATTTGCGATCCCGCAAGATCGTCTGA
- a CDS encoding LysR family transcriptional regulator, with translation MDPSQLPSLAWFVHIAHHLSFTKAAAEMGVSRAALSQNLKALERQLNVKLLYRTTRDMSLTEDGQRLYDTLRPAFGSIELAIRNLHEVRHEPSGLLRINTSRVAARNLVEPHLGEFMARYPLLRVELVMDDGLSNIIADGYDAGIRLGESLAEHMVAVPITPMLEMAVAGSPDYFARHGTPATPADLIGHNCLCYRHTTSGAIYRWEFTSPEIEGHAFEVEPHGSVVTNDDDGMIRAALQGIGLIQHQDVALREHLDAGTLVRVLEPWCKPFPGYYLYTPSREQMPAKVRALMDFLVEKREHLAVDSARRAASPAKPAEPKPRKPRATRA, from the coding sequence ATGGACCCGTCCCAGCTCCCTTCCCTCGCGTGGTTCGTGCACATCGCGCACCATCTGAGCTTCACCAAGGCTGCCGCCGAAATGGGCGTGTCGCGCGCTGCGCTGTCGCAGAACCTGAAGGCGCTCGAACGGCAGCTCAACGTGAAGCTGCTGTACCGGACCACGCGCGACATGTCGCTGACCGAGGACGGTCAACGGCTCTACGACACGCTGCGGCCGGCATTCGGCTCGATCGAGCTGGCGATCCGCAACCTGCACGAAGTCCGGCACGAGCCGTCCGGGCTGCTGCGCATCAACACGTCGCGGGTCGCCGCACGAAACCTGGTCGAGCCGCACCTGGGCGAATTCATGGCGCGCTATCCGCTGCTACGGGTGGAGCTCGTGATGGACGACGGGCTGTCGAACATCATCGCCGACGGCTACGACGCCGGCATCCGGCTCGGCGAGAGCCTCGCCGAGCACATGGTGGCCGTACCGATTACGCCGATGCTCGAAATGGCCGTGGCCGGCTCGCCGGACTATTTCGCGCGCCACGGCACGCCGGCCACGCCCGCCGACCTGATCGGGCACAACTGCCTGTGCTATCGGCATACGACGAGCGGCGCGATCTATCGCTGGGAGTTCACGTCGCCCGAGATCGAGGGGCATGCGTTCGAAGTGGAGCCGCACGGCAGCGTGGTCACGAACGACGACGACGGCATGATTCGCGCGGCGCTGCAGGGTATCGGCCTGATCCAGCACCAGGACGTCGCGCTGCGCGAACACCTGGATGCCGGCACGCTGGTGCGCGTGCTCGAACCGTGGTGCAAGCCGTTTCCCGGGTACTACCTGTACACGCCGTCGCGCGAGCAGATGCCGGCGAAGGTGCGCGCGCTGATGGATTTCCTCGTCGAGAAACGCGAACATCTGGCCGTCGACAGCGCCAGGCGCGCGGCCAGCCCGGCGAAGCCCGCCGAGCCGAAGCCACGCAAGCCGCGCGCCACGCGGGCATGA
- a CDS encoding enoyl-CoA hydratase/isomerase family protein, protein MTNTLLTDDSTPGIRVVTLNRAERMNALDGATLAALNDVVRTAADPARDIRVIVIRGSGRAFCAGNDLKWLASGVLADPAAHMRHQDLMQDTFALMEASRQIVIASVNGFAVAGGFELALASDIVVVDENAELGDAHLQRNLLPSGGGSQRLPRKIGLARAMYYLVTGRRMTGRDAERMGLASLAVSGDALDAATMQLAGDIARTDADALAAMKYMTRRALEMPLNDGLSMERWMQYRYRVESPTLVASVHDFAQRDKD, encoded by the coding sequence ATGACGAATACGCTGCTGACAGACGACTCGACGCCCGGCATCCGCGTCGTTACGCTGAATCGTGCCGAGCGGATGAATGCGCTGGACGGCGCGACACTCGCGGCACTGAACGACGTGGTGCGCACGGCCGCCGATCCGGCCCGCGATATCCGCGTGATCGTGATTCGCGGCAGCGGCCGCGCATTCTGCGCGGGCAACGACCTGAAGTGGCTCGCGAGCGGCGTGCTCGCCGATCCCGCCGCGCACATGCGGCACCAGGACCTGATGCAGGACACGTTCGCGCTGATGGAGGCGTCGCGGCAGATCGTGATTGCGTCGGTCAACGGTTTTGCGGTGGCGGGCGGGTTCGAACTGGCGCTGGCCTCCGACATCGTGGTCGTCGACGAAAACGCGGAACTGGGCGACGCGCATCTGCAGCGCAACCTGCTGCCGAGCGGCGGCGGCTCGCAGCGCCTGCCGCGCAAGATCGGGCTCGCACGCGCGATGTACTACCTCGTCACGGGGCGGCGCATGACCGGCCGCGACGCGGAGCGGATGGGGCTCGCGTCGCTCGCGGTGAGCGGCGATGCGCTCGATGCCGCGACGATGCAGCTCGCTGGCGACATCGCGCGAACCGATGCCGATGCGCTGGCCGCCATGAAGTACATGACCCGCCGCGCACTGGAAATGCCGCTGAACGACGGGCTGTCGATGGAGCGGTGGATGCAGTACCGCTATCGCGTCGAATCGCCGACGCTGGTGGCGTCCGTGCACGATTTCGCGCAGCGCGACAAAGACTGA
- a CDS encoding methyl-accepting chemotaxis protein produces the protein MKLSFKQKLGVPLVLSLLCLVLLSVTDAYRSREMRLEERKSDLVHAVQIALATVDFYAKRATAGELSVEQAQKQAQDVIRGMRYGEAGSGYFSIVNSKGVVLMYPFDASIQNKSLSELNPKAAAIVQQQIDLVARTGNGFQRFDYPKETSGVTTNAARVAYIDTYRPWDWIINTSLFVDDIDAAFHASLLQSLGLCALIALVMTSIVVLLNRGIARTMGGEPGYAVEIAGRIAANDFTAAIVTAPNDRGSLLYSMKRMQANLSGAINGIKVSAHSIASAAAQISAGDQDLSRRTEMQAASLQETAASMAELSSRVGQNTDNVRQASQVAVQAVRVAERCNGVVAQVVDAMGSIDASSGRIAEIVGIIEGIAFQTNILALNAAVEAARAGEQGRGFAVVASEVRSLAQRSSSASKEIRGLIHESVGRVRGGVELVNAAGTSMAEIMQAIARVTDLMEEIAAASVEQGHGIDQVNQAVSEMDRATQHNAAYVEEVAAAAQSLDDQSKQLVTMISSFIVREDDALPMQEAPDVRRYGSPAIESRPVAASESYAV, from the coding sequence ATGAAGTTGTCATTCAAGCAGAAGCTCGGGGTGCCGCTGGTGCTGAGCTTGCTCTGCCTGGTCCTGCTGTCCGTCACCGATGCGTACCGCAGTCGCGAGATGCGCCTCGAGGAGCGCAAGTCGGATCTCGTGCATGCCGTTCAGATCGCGCTCGCCACGGTCGATTTCTATGCGAAGCGTGCCACTGCGGGAGAACTGAGCGTCGAGCAGGCGCAAAAGCAGGCACAGGATGTGATCCGCGGCATGCGTTACGGCGAAGCCGGCAGCGGCTATTTCTCGATCGTGAATTCGAAGGGCGTGGTGTTGATGTACCCGTTCGATGCATCGATCCAGAACAAGTCGTTGAGCGAACTGAACCCGAAGGCCGCTGCGATCGTTCAGCAACAGATCGATCTGGTGGCGCGAACCGGCAACGGGTTCCAGCGCTTCGACTATCCGAAGGAAACATCCGGGGTGACGACGAACGCGGCCCGCGTCGCGTACATCGACACGTATCGTCCGTGGGACTGGATCATCAATACCAGCCTGTTCGTCGACGACATCGATGCGGCATTTCATGCGAGCCTGCTGCAAAGTCTCGGCCTGTGTGCGCTGATCGCGCTGGTGATGACCAGCATCGTCGTGCTGCTCAACCGCGGCATCGCCCGGACGATGGGCGGGGAGCCGGGTTATGCGGTCGAGATTGCCGGGCGAATCGCGGCCAACGATTTCACGGCGGCCATCGTGACCGCGCCGAACGACCGCGGCAGCCTGCTCTACTCGATGAAGCGCATGCAGGCGAATCTGTCCGGCGCGATCAACGGCATCAAGGTGAGCGCCCATTCGATCGCATCGGCGGCCGCACAGATCTCGGCCGGCGATCAGGATCTGTCCCGGCGTACGGAGATGCAGGCCGCTTCGCTGCAGGAGACCGCGGCGAGCATGGCGGAACTCTCGTCGAGAGTCGGCCAGAACACCGACAACGTCCGGCAGGCGAGCCAGGTCGCGGTGCAGGCCGTGCGGGTGGCCGAGCGCTGCAACGGCGTCGTCGCGCAGGTGGTCGATGCGATGGGCAGTATCGATGCGAGCTCCGGCCGGATCGCCGAGATCGTCGGCATCATCGAAGGCATCGCGTTCCAGACCAACATCCTGGCGCTCAACGCCGCCGTGGAAGCGGCGCGGGCCGGCGAGCAGGGGCGCGGCTTCGCGGTCGTCGCGTCGGAGGTGCGTTCGCTCGCTCAGCGTTCTTCGTCGGCGTCGAAGGAAATACGGGGCTTGATCCACGAATCCGTCGGGCGTGTCAGGGGCGGCGTGGAACTCGTGAACGCGGCAGGGACATCGATGGCCGAGATCATGCAGGCGATCGCGCGCGTGACCGACCTGATGGAGGAAATCGCAGCCGCGTCGGTCGAGCAGGGCCACGGCATCGATCAGGTCAATCAGGCCGTGTCGGAGATGGACCGGGCAACGCAGCACAATGCCGCGTATGTCGAGGAAGTGGCCGCCGCTGCGCAGTCGCTGGACGATCAGAGCAAGCAGCTCGTCACGATGATTTCGAGTTTCATCGTTCGCGAAGACGATGCGCTGCCGATGCAGGAGGCACCCGATGTGCGGCGGTATGGCTCGCCCGCGATCGAGTCGAGACCGGTTGCGGCGAGCGAGTCGTATGCGGTGTAA
- a CDS encoding MBL fold metallo-hydrolase: MPLLHTIRSRIGHAEIVQIVEMDISGILGVLLPEATPDVMKSIAWMKPPYVDDEHRMRAVSQCFIVTTGTRVLVVDTCVGNDKQLAGFDAFADLRLEFLATLEQAGIDRHAVTDVLCTHLHFDHVGWNTYKQDGRWLPTFPNATYHFGKTEYAFAQQGDPNDTMYEAQDISFHESIKPVVDAGLANFIERDTDLGDGISVFSTPGHSIGHIAIEVDAGTEKFIIGGDAMHHPVQVARPDMALVLDYDNAQSAATRHTLLSRLDGSATLFTCTHFCSPSFGLISKDPDGDYVFTGVPK, translated from the coding sequence ATGCCGCTGCTGCATACCATTCGTTCCCGGATCGGCCATGCGGAAATCGTGCAGATCGTCGAGATGGACATCAGTGGCATTCTGGGCGTGCTGTTGCCCGAGGCCACGCCCGACGTGATGAAGTCCATTGCGTGGATGAAACCGCCCTACGTGGATGACGAACACCGCATGCGCGCCGTCAGCCAGTGCTTCATCGTCACGACCGGCACGCGCGTGCTGGTGGTCGACACCTGTGTCGGCAACGACAAGCAGCTCGCGGGCTTCGACGCGTTCGCCGATCTGCGGCTGGAATTCCTGGCCACGCTGGAGCAGGCCGGCATCGACCGCCACGCGGTCACCGACGTGCTGTGCACGCACCTGCATTTCGATCACGTCGGCTGGAACACGTACAAGCAGGATGGCCGGTGGCTGCCCACCTTTCCCAACGCGACCTACCACTTCGGCAAGACGGAATACGCGTTTGCGCAACAGGGCGACCCGAACGACACGATGTACGAGGCGCAGGACATTTCGTTCCATGAGTCCATCAAGCCGGTCGTCGATGCGGGGCTCGCGAACTTCATCGAGCGCGACACCGACCTGGGTGACGGCATCTCGGTGTTCTCCACGCCCGGGCACTCGATCGGCCACATCGCGATCGAGGTCGACGCGGGCACGGAGAAATTCATCATCGGCGGCGACGCGATGCATCATCCGGTGCAGGTCGCCCGGCCGGACATGGCGCTGGTGCTGGACTACGACAACGCGCAATCGGCCGCCACGCGGCACACGCTGCTGTCACGCCTCGACGGCAGCGCCACGTTGTTTACCTGCACGCATTTCTGTTCGCCGTCGTTCGGGTTGATCAGCAAGGACCCGGACGGCGACTACGTCTTCACCGGGGTGCCGAAGTAA